The Cottoperca gobio chromosome 6, fCotGob3.1, whole genome shotgun sequence genome has a segment encoding these proteins:
- the kcnj11 gene encoding ATP-sensitive inward rectifier potassium channel 11, giving the protein MLSRKGLIPEDYLLTRLAENVLQPKFKDKRRKARFVAKNGTCNVAHTNIREQGRFLQDVFTTLVDLKWFHTLIIFTMSFLCSWLLFGMIWWLIAFSHGDLDQRGDDFVPCVTDIHSFASAFLFSIEVQVTIGFGGRMVTEECFSAILVLIVQNIVGLLINAIMLGCIFMKTAQANRRAETLIFSKHAVISVRNNKLCFMIRIGDLRKSMIISATVRLQVVRRTATQEGEMVPVDQVDIHMDNPVGTNGIFLVSPLIICHVIDKDSPLYEMSAFDLQHEELEVVAVLEGVVETTGITMQARTSYVSEEILWGQRFVPTISEEDGMYAVDYSKFGNTVKVPTPFCSAKKLDEAGGIARFKLNEGVTLRATVRKRRGTPAVRRSRMDT; this is encoded by the coding sequence ATGTTGTCCAGGAAAGGACTCATTCCTGAGGATTACTTGCTGACACGTTTGGCTGAGAATGTCTTGCAGCCAAAGTTCAAAGACAAACGGAGGAAAGCTCGGTTCGTCGCAAAGAACGGCACCTGCAATGTAGCGCACACCAACATCCGAGAACAGGGCCGGTTCTTGCAGGACGTCTTCACCACTCTCGTGGATTTAAAATGGTTCCACACGCTCATCATTTTCACCATGTCCTTCCTGTGCAGCTGGCTCCTTTTCGGGATGATCTGGTGGCTCATTGCCTTTTCGCACGGCGACTTGGACCAGAGGGGAGACGACTTTGTTCCGTGCGTAACGGACATCCACTCCTTCGCCTCCGCTTTCCTCTTCTCCATAGAGGTCCAGGTGACCATCGGCTTCGGGGGCCGGATGGTCACGGAGGAGTGTTTCTCCGCCATCCTCGTCCTGATCGTGCAGAACATCGTCGGGCTGCTCATCAACGCCATCATGCTCGGCTGCATCTTCATGAAAACCGCGCAGGCCAATCGGCGCGCAGAGACGCTCATTTTCAGCAAGCACGCAGTCATCTCTGTCCGAAACAACAAGCTGTGCTTCATGATCCGCATCGGGGACCTGAGGAAAAGCATGATCATCAGCGCCACCGTGCGGCTGCAGGTGGTCAGGAGAACCGCCACCCAGGAGGGCGAGATGGTGCCTGTGGACCAGGTCGACATTCACATGGATAACCCAGTGGGCACCAACGGTATCTTCCTGGTGTCCCCGCTCATCATCTGTCACGTGATCGACAAGGACAGTCCTCTGTATGAGATGTCCGCTTTCGACCTGCAGCACGAGGAGCTGGAGGTCGTGGCAGTGCTGGAGGGGGTGGTGGAGACAACGGGCATCACCATGCAGGCCAGGACCTCCTATGTGTCGGAGGAGATCCTGTGGGGGCAGCGCTTCGTGCCCACAATCTCTGAGGAGGACGGCATGTACGCGGTGGACTACTCCAAGTTCGGGAACACCGTGAAGGTCCCGACTCCGTTTTGCAGCGCTAAGAAACTGGATGAGGCTGGCGGCATCGCTCGGTTTAAACTGAACGAGGGCGTCACCTTGCGGGCGACCGTGAGAAAGCGGCGGGGCACCCCGGCGGTGCGCAGGTCCAGGATGGACACTTAA
- the mob2a gene encoding MOB kinase activator 2a isoform X5, which produces MGVLVCCDCFFYRKSKTKPNGKKPPTEEKKQYLELEYTKIRVVDFDLKELVVLPREIDLNEWLASNTTTFFNLINLQYSTISEFCTGDTCQAMTACNTIYYWYDERGKKTKCTAPQYVDFVMSLCQKLVTDEEIFPTKYGKEFPNSFESLVKKICRYLFHVLAHLYWAHFKETVALDLQGHLNTLYAHFIVFVREFNLVDPKETFIMDDLSEILCTPVPPPAPTPDPSAPDSAPSPSSQNHVTER; this is translated from the exons ATGGGGGTTCTGGTGTGCTGCGACTGCTTCTTCTATCG GAAGTCGAAGACGAAGCCAAATGGAAAGAAGCCTCcgacagaagagaagaagcagtACTTGGAGCTAGAGTACACAAAAATCCGTGTGGTGGACTTCGACCTCAAGGAGCTGGTGGTGCTGCCCAGAGAGATAGACCTCAACGAATGGCTAGCCAGCAACA CGACAACATTCTTCAATCTTATCAACCTGCAGTACAGCACCATCTCAGAGTTCTGCACTGGGGACACCTGTCAAGCCATGACGGCCTGCAACAC aATATACTACTGGTATGACGAGAGGGGGAAGAAGACGAAGTGCACTGCTCCACAATATGTCGACTTCGTAATGAGTCTTTGTCAGAAACTGGTCACAGATGAGGAAATCTTTCCTACAAAATATG GCAAAGAGTTCCCAAACTCCTTTGAGTCCTTGGTGAAGAAGATCTGCCGGTACCTGTTCCACGTGCTGGCTCACCTCTACTGGGCGCACTTTAAAGAGACGGTGGCTCTGGACCTGCAGGGCCACTTGAACACTCTGTATGCACATTTCATCGTTTTCGTAAGGGAATTCAACCTGGTCGACCCCAAGGAGACCTTTATAATGGACGACCTGTCCGAAATCCTCTGCACCCCTGTCCCACCACCTGCGCCCACCCCGGACCCTTCCGCCCCAGACTCAGCGCCCTCCCCTTCTTCACAAAACCACGTGACGGAGAGATGA
- the mob2a gene encoding MOB kinase activator 2a isoform X7 — translation MKSKTKPNGKKPPTEEKKQYLELEYTKIRVVDFDLKELVVLPREIDLNEWLASNTTTFFNLINLQYSTISEFCTGDTCQAMTACNTIYYWYDERGKKTKCTAPQYVDFVMSLCQKLVTDEEIFPTKYGKEFPNSFESLVKKICRYLFHVLAHLYWAHFKETVALDLQGHLNTLYAHFIVFVREFNLVDPKETFIMDDLSEILCTPVPPPAPTPDPSAPDSAPSPSSQNHVTER, via the exons GAAGTCGAAGACGAAGCCAAATGGAAAGAAGCCTCcgacagaagagaagaagcagtACTTGGAGCTAGAGTACACAAAAATCCGTGTGGTGGACTTCGACCTCAAGGAGCTGGTGGTGCTGCCCAGAGAGATAGACCTCAACGAATGGCTAGCCAGCAACA CGACAACATTCTTCAATCTTATCAACCTGCAGTACAGCACCATCTCAGAGTTCTGCACTGGGGACACCTGTCAAGCCATGACGGCCTGCAACAC aATATACTACTGGTATGACGAGAGGGGGAAGAAGACGAAGTGCACTGCTCCACAATATGTCGACTTCGTAATGAGTCTTTGTCAGAAACTGGTCACAGATGAGGAAATCTTTCCTACAAAATATG GCAAAGAGTTCCCAAACTCCTTTGAGTCCTTGGTGAAGAAGATCTGCCGGTACCTGTTCCACGTGCTGGCTCACCTCTACTGGGCGCACTTTAAAGAGACGGTGGCTCTGGACCTGCAGGGCCACTTGAACACTCTGTATGCACATTTCATCGTTTTCGTAAGGGAATTCAACCTGGTCGACCCCAAGGAGACCTTTATAATGGACGACCTGTCCGAAATCCTCTGCACCCCTGTCCCACCACCTGCGCCCACCCCGGACCCTTCCGCCCCAGACTCAGCGCCCTCCCCTTCTTCACAAAACCACGTGACGGAGAGATGA
- the mob2a gene encoding MOB kinase activator 2a isoform X4, whose translation MRFKRNGSYTLNRKSKTKPNGKKPPTEEKKQYLELEYTKIRVVDFDLKELVVLPREIDLNEWLASNTTTFFNLINLQYSTISEFCTGDTCQAMTACNTIYYWYDERGKKTKCTAPQYVDFVMSLCQKLVTDEEIFPTKYGKEFPNSFESLVKKICRYLFHVLAHLYWAHFKETVALDLQGHLNTLYAHFIVFVREFNLVDPKETFIMDDLSEILCTPVPPPAPTPDPSAPDSAPSPSSQNHVTER comes from the exons ATGAGGTTTAAAAGGAACGGGTCCTATACGCTAAATAG GAAGTCGAAGACGAAGCCAAATGGAAAGAAGCCTCcgacagaagagaagaagcagtACTTGGAGCTAGAGTACACAAAAATCCGTGTGGTGGACTTCGACCTCAAGGAGCTGGTGGTGCTGCCCAGAGAGATAGACCTCAACGAATGGCTAGCCAGCAACA CGACAACATTCTTCAATCTTATCAACCTGCAGTACAGCACCATCTCAGAGTTCTGCACTGGGGACACCTGTCAAGCCATGACGGCCTGCAACAC aATATACTACTGGTATGACGAGAGGGGGAAGAAGACGAAGTGCACTGCTCCACAATATGTCGACTTCGTAATGAGTCTTTGTCAGAAACTGGTCACAGATGAGGAAATCTTTCCTACAAAATATG GCAAAGAGTTCCCAAACTCCTTTGAGTCCTTGGTGAAGAAGATCTGCCGGTACCTGTTCCACGTGCTGGCTCACCTCTACTGGGCGCACTTTAAAGAGACGGTGGCTCTGGACCTGCAGGGCCACTTGAACACTCTGTATGCACATTTCATCGTTTTCGTAAGGGAATTCAACCTGGTCGACCCCAAGGAGACCTTTATAATGGACGACCTGTCCGAAATCCTCTGCACCCCTGTCCCACCACCTGCGCCCACCCCGGACCCTTCCGCCCCAGACTCAGCGCCCTCCCCTTCTTCACAAAACCACGTGACGGAGAGATGA
- the mob2a gene encoding MOB kinase activator 2a isoform X1, translating to MVGDYCSLSGDKTDMHSQRNSKNGLSCKMVLQAVGKVLRKSKTKPNGKKPPTEEKKQYLELEYTKIRVVDFDLKELVVLPREIDLNEWLASNTTTFFNLINLQYSTISEFCTGDTCQAMTACNTIYYWYDERGKKTKCTAPQYVDFVMSLCQKLVTDEEIFPTKYGKEFPNSFESLVKKICRYLFHVLAHLYWAHFKETVALDLQGHLNTLYAHFIVFVREFNLVDPKETFIMDDLSEILCTPVPPPAPTPDPSAPDSAPSPSSQNHVTER from the exons ATGGTCGGAGATTATTGCTCCCTTTCTGGAGATAAAACGGACATGCACTCTCAGAGAAACTCCAAAAACGGACTAAGTTGCAAAATGGTGCTTCAGGCAGTCGGGAAAGTACTAAG GAAGTCGAAGACGAAGCCAAATGGAAAGAAGCCTCcgacagaagagaagaagcagtACTTGGAGCTAGAGTACACAAAAATCCGTGTGGTGGACTTCGACCTCAAGGAGCTGGTGGTGCTGCCCAGAGAGATAGACCTCAACGAATGGCTAGCCAGCAACA CGACAACATTCTTCAATCTTATCAACCTGCAGTACAGCACCATCTCAGAGTTCTGCACTGGGGACACCTGTCAAGCCATGACGGCCTGCAACAC aATATACTACTGGTATGACGAGAGGGGGAAGAAGACGAAGTGCACTGCTCCACAATATGTCGACTTCGTAATGAGTCTTTGTCAGAAACTGGTCACAGATGAGGAAATCTTTCCTACAAAATATG GCAAAGAGTTCCCAAACTCCTTTGAGTCCTTGGTGAAGAAGATCTGCCGGTACCTGTTCCACGTGCTGGCTCACCTCTACTGGGCGCACTTTAAAGAGACGGTGGCTCTGGACCTGCAGGGCCACTTGAACACTCTGTATGCACATTTCATCGTTTTCGTAAGGGAATTCAACCTGGTCGACCCCAAGGAGACCTTTATAATGGACGACCTGTCCGAAATCCTCTGCACCCCTGTCCCACCACCTGCGCCCACCCCGGACCCTTCCGCCCCAGACTCAGCGCCCTCCCCTTCTTCACAAAACCACGTGACGGAGAGATGA
- the mob2a gene encoding MOB kinase activator 2a isoform X2, whose protein sequence is MTGKERGKSQEHIAGSLCLDRGCGERRDKNQRLRGKSKTKPNGKKPPTEEKKQYLELEYTKIRVVDFDLKELVVLPREIDLNEWLASNTTTFFNLINLQYSTISEFCTGDTCQAMTACNTIYYWYDERGKKTKCTAPQYVDFVMSLCQKLVTDEEIFPTKYGKEFPNSFESLVKKICRYLFHVLAHLYWAHFKETVALDLQGHLNTLYAHFIVFVREFNLVDPKETFIMDDLSEILCTPVPPPAPTPDPSAPDSAPSPSSQNHVTER, encoded by the exons ATGACTGGGAAGGAAAGGGGAAAGAGCCAAGAACACATTGCTGGATCATTGTGTTTAGACAGAGGgtgtggagagaggagggataaGAACCAGAGATTGAGGGG GAAGTCGAAGACGAAGCCAAATGGAAAGAAGCCTCcgacagaagagaagaagcagtACTTGGAGCTAGAGTACACAAAAATCCGTGTGGTGGACTTCGACCTCAAGGAGCTGGTGGTGCTGCCCAGAGAGATAGACCTCAACGAATGGCTAGCCAGCAACA CGACAACATTCTTCAATCTTATCAACCTGCAGTACAGCACCATCTCAGAGTTCTGCACTGGGGACACCTGTCAAGCCATGACGGCCTGCAACAC aATATACTACTGGTATGACGAGAGGGGGAAGAAGACGAAGTGCACTGCTCCACAATATGTCGACTTCGTAATGAGTCTTTGTCAGAAACTGGTCACAGATGAGGAAATCTTTCCTACAAAATATG GCAAAGAGTTCCCAAACTCCTTTGAGTCCTTGGTGAAGAAGATCTGCCGGTACCTGTTCCACGTGCTGGCTCACCTCTACTGGGCGCACTTTAAAGAGACGGTGGCTCTGGACCTGCAGGGCCACTTGAACACTCTGTATGCACATTTCATCGTTTTCGTAAGGGAATTCAACCTGGTCGACCCCAAGGAGACCTTTATAATGGACGACCTGTCCGAAATCCTCTGCACCCCTGTCCCACCACCTGCGCCCACCCCGGACCCTTCCGCCCCAGACTCAGCGCCCTCCCCTTCTTCACAAAACCACGTGACGGAGAGATGA
- the mob2a gene encoding MOB kinase activator 2a isoform X6, whose product MDWLMGKSKTKPNGKKPPTEEKKQYLELEYTKIRVVDFDLKELVVLPREIDLNEWLASNTTTFFNLINLQYSTISEFCTGDTCQAMTACNTIYYWYDERGKKTKCTAPQYVDFVMSLCQKLVTDEEIFPTKYGKEFPNSFESLVKKICRYLFHVLAHLYWAHFKETVALDLQGHLNTLYAHFIVFVREFNLVDPKETFIMDDLSEILCTPVPPPAPTPDPSAPDSAPSPSSQNHVTER is encoded by the exons GAAGTCGAAGACGAAGCCAAATGGAAAGAAGCCTCcgacagaagagaagaagcagtACTTGGAGCTAGAGTACACAAAAATCCGTGTGGTGGACTTCGACCTCAAGGAGCTGGTGGTGCTGCCCAGAGAGATAGACCTCAACGAATGGCTAGCCAGCAACA CGACAACATTCTTCAATCTTATCAACCTGCAGTACAGCACCATCTCAGAGTTCTGCACTGGGGACACCTGTCAAGCCATGACGGCCTGCAACAC aATATACTACTGGTATGACGAGAGGGGGAAGAAGACGAAGTGCACTGCTCCACAATATGTCGACTTCGTAATGAGTCTTTGTCAGAAACTGGTCACAGATGAGGAAATCTTTCCTACAAAATATG GCAAAGAGTTCCCAAACTCCTTTGAGTCCTTGGTGAAGAAGATCTGCCGGTACCTGTTCCACGTGCTGGCTCACCTCTACTGGGCGCACTTTAAAGAGACGGTGGCTCTGGACCTGCAGGGCCACTTGAACACTCTGTATGCACATTTCATCGTTTTCGTAAGGGAATTCAACCTGGTCGACCCCAAGGAGACCTTTATAATGGACGACCTGTCCGAAATCCTCTGCACCCCTGTCCCACCACCTGCGCCCACCCCGGACCCTTCCGCCCCAGACTCAGCGCCCTCCCCTTCTTCACAAAACCACGTGACGGAGAGATGA
- the mob2a gene encoding MOB kinase activator 2a isoform X3 has translation MKSKDQSAANPSEEIQLKKDFLKSKTKPNGKKPPTEEKKQYLELEYTKIRVVDFDLKELVVLPREIDLNEWLASNTTTFFNLINLQYSTISEFCTGDTCQAMTACNTIYYWYDERGKKTKCTAPQYVDFVMSLCQKLVTDEEIFPTKYGKEFPNSFESLVKKICRYLFHVLAHLYWAHFKETVALDLQGHLNTLYAHFIVFVREFNLVDPKETFIMDDLSEILCTPVPPPAPTPDPSAPDSAPSPSSQNHVTER, from the exons GAAGTCGAAGACGAAGCCAAATGGAAAGAAGCCTCcgacagaagagaagaagcagtACTTGGAGCTAGAGTACACAAAAATCCGTGTGGTGGACTTCGACCTCAAGGAGCTGGTGGTGCTGCCCAGAGAGATAGACCTCAACGAATGGCTAGCCAGCAACA CGACAACATTCTTCAATCTTATCAACCTGCAGTACAGCACCATCTCAGAGTTCTGCACTGGGGACACCTGTCAAGCCATGACGGCCTGCAACAC aATATACTACTGGTATGACGAGAGGGGGAAGAAGACGAAGTGCACTGCTCCACAATATGTCGACTTCGTAATGAGTCTTTGTCAGAAACTGGTCACAGATGAGGAAATCTTTCCTACAAAATATG GCAAAGAGTTCCCAAACTCCTTTGAGTCCTTGGTGAAGAAGATCTGCCGGTACCTGTTCCACGTGCTGGCTCACCTCTACTGGGCGCACTTTAAAGAGACGGTGGCTCTGGACCTGCAGGGCCACTTGAACACTCTGTATGCACATTTCATCGTTTTCGTAAGGGAATTCAACCTGGTCGACCCCAAGGAGACCTTTATAATGGACGACCTGTCCGAAATCCTCTGCACCCCTGTCCCACCACCTGCGCCCACCCCGGACCCTTCCGCCCCAGACTCAGCGCCCTCCCCTTCTTCACAAAACCACGTGACGGAGAGATGA